From the Cannabis sativa cultivar Pink pepper isolate KNU-18-1 unplaced genomic scaffold, ASM2916894v1 Contig2, whole genome shotgun sequence genome, one window contains:
- the LOC133033035 gene encoding heavy metal-associated isoprenylated plant protein 9-like: MGEEAKQQEQAKEEAKPIEVIEEKKEDKEEKKVEEEEAKPQPQPPPPPSPFILFIDLHCVGCAKKIERSLMKIRGVEAVGIDFGKNEVSIKGIVEPQAVCNKIMKKTKRRAKVLSPLPTAEGEPMPQLVTSQVDGPVTVELSVNMHCEACANQLKSKILKMRGVQTAVTELSSGKVIVTGTMDATKLVEYVYRRTKKQATIIPQPQPEPEPEPEPEKKEEEAEKPPPSKEEENKPPPPPPEEEVKKEEEKPQEDQDQASKEENKENNNGEDMMMMMNHNNGGYGSVDEENMKRMIHYYQPLYVIERIPAPQLFSDENPNACCIS; this comes from the exons atgggTGAAGAAGCTAAGCAACaa GAACAAGCTAAAGAAGAAGCTAAGCCAATTGAAgtaattgaagagaagaaagaagataaagaagaaaagaaagtagaagaagaagaggctaAACCACAACcacaaccaccaccaccaccatctccttttattttgtttattgacTTACATTGTGTAGGTTGTGCTAAGAAAATTGAAAGGTCTTTAATGAAAATTAgag GAGTGGAGGCAGTTGGTATAGATTTTGGTAAAAATGAAGTGAGTATAAAGGGAATAGTGGAGCCTCAAGCAGTGTGCAACAAAATCATGAAAAAGACTAAAAGAAGAGCTAAAGTGTTGTCCCCATTACCAACTGCTGAGGGTGAACCTATGCCTCAACTTGTCACTTCAcag GTTGATGGACCAGTTACTGTTGAACTTAGTGTAAATATGCACTGTGAGGCTTGTGCAAACCAACTTAAGAGCAAGATACTCAAAATGAGAg GAGTTCAAACAGCTGTAACTGAGCTGAGTAGTGGGAAAGTCATAGTAACAGGAACAATGGACGCAACCAAATTAGTGGAATATGTTTACCGACGCACAAAGAAACAAGCCACTATTATCCCACAGCCTCAgcctgaacccgaacctgaacctgaacctgaaaagaaagaagaagaggctGAAAAACCACCACCAtcgaaagaagaagaaaataaaccaccaccaccaccgccgGAAGAAGAAGTAAAGAAAGAGGAGGAAAAACCACAAGAAGATCAAGATCAAGCAAGTAAAgaagaaaataaggaaaataaTAATGGTGAagatatgatgatgatgatgaaccATAATAATGGTGGGTATGGAAGTGTTGATGAAGAGAATATGAAGAGAATGATTCACTATTATCAACCTCTTTATGTTATTGAAAGAATCCCAGCTCCTCAGTTGTTTAGTGATGAGAATCCTAATGCATGTTGcatttcataa
- the LOC133033007 gene encoding IAA-amino acid hydrolase ILR1-like 3, protein MGWFLILHSLLLFSLFLLPSSLCNTHYANEIFQAAKQEKDWLVSIRRQIHENPELKFEEYNTSALIRSELDKLGVSYSYPFAQTGIVAEIGTGFPPVVALRADMDALPLKELVEWEHKSKVDGKMHGCGHDAHTTMLLGAAKLLSQRKHKLQGTVRLLFQPGEEGGGGASHMIKQGALGVAEAIFGMHVDFTSPTGTIRSKSGPLLAAVSSFEAKIIGRGGHAAEPHQNIDPIIAVSFSILALQQLVSRELDPLSSQVLSVTFVRGGTANNVSPSYVEFGGTLRSRTTDGLHQLIRRLKEVMEGQAAVHRCTAFVSTREEEHLLLPAVVNDERLHEHVKRVGSLLLGSENVKDDKEVMAGEDFAFYQESIPGTMLSIGIRNEEVGSVHSPHSPFFFLDEDVLPIGAALHTALAELYLNDHLHQPLKEVQ, encoded by the exons ATGGGTTGGTTTCTGATTCTCCATTCTCTGCTTCTTTTCTCACTCTTTCTCCTTCCTTCCTCTCTCTGCAATACCCATTACGCCAATGAGATTTTCCAGGCAGCCAAACAGGAAAAAGATTGGTTGGTCTCAATAAGGAGGCAAATCCATGAAAACCCAGAACTTAAATTCGAAGAGTATAATACCAGTGCTCTTATTCGAAGTGAATTAGATAAACTTGGTGTCTCTTATTCTTACCCATTTGCCCAAACTGGCATTGTTGCTGAGATTGGCACTGGTTTTCCACCTGTTGTGGCTTTGAGGGCTGACATGGATGCCCTTCCTTTGAAA GAACTTGTTGAATGGGAGCATAAGAGTAAGGTTGATGGTAAAATGCATGGATGTGGTCATGATGCACATACAACTATGCTTCTTGGTGCAGCTAAGTTGCTTAGCCAAAGGAAACACAAACTTCAG GGAACTGTGAGACTTCTATTCCAACCTGGTGAAGAGGGTGGTGGTGGTGCATCACACATGATAAAACAAGGTGCTCTTGGTGTTGCTGAAGCAATATTTGGAATGCATGTCGATTTCACATCACCAACTGGAACCATAAGATCTAAGTCAGGACCTCTCTTAGCTGCTGTAAGTTCATTTGAAGCAAAAATAATAGGAAGAGGAGGCCATGCCGCCGAACCCCATCAAAATATAGATCCGATCATTGCTGTTTCGTTTTCAATTTTGGCATTACAACAGCTTGTGTCAAGGGAACTCGATCCCCTCAGCAGTCAG GTTCTATCAGTCACCTTTGTTAGAGGTGGGACTGCAAACAATGTAAGTCCATCATATGTTGAATTCGGAGGTACACTCAGAAGCCGCACAACTGATGGTTTGCACCAACTCATTCGTCGGTTGAAAGAG GTTATGGAAGGGCAGGCTGCGGTGCATAGATGCACCGCGTTTGTCAGCACTAGAGAAGAAGAACATCTATTGTTACCTGCTGTTGTGAACGATGAACGGCTACACGAGCATGTCAAGAGAGTTGGAAGCCTTTTGCTTGGTTCCGAGAATGTGAAAGATGACAAGGAAGTTATGGCGGGTGAGGATTTCGCCTTCTACCAAGAATCAATCCCGGGAACCATGCTTAGCATTGGAATCAGAAATGAGGAAGTGGGTTCGGTACACTCGCCCCACTCGccttttttctttcttgatGAAGATGTTCTTCCAATTGGAGCTGCATTGCATACTGCCCTGGCTGAGCTTTACTTGAATGATCACCTTCATCAACCATTAAAGGAGGTTCAGTAA